A single Argentina anserina chromosome 7, drPotAnse1.1, whole genome shotgun sequence DNA region contains:
- the LOC126803973 gene encoding uncharacterized protein LOC126803973, whose protein sequence is MAQPSPVKPVLKKPPGYRDPNQPPRPIPGQNPRKPVPLPPSFQPQPKPRRSSCFRVFLWVSCILILVIIVVVALAAGIFFLVFDPRLPLVYLRSFQIPLFNTTVKPGGTFLDAWTAPGMDVKNRNSKLDIFYSRVHAYVSVGDPNDVGLVLGMKELGGFTQKSGNTTSLKFDYVVKNRQLNDAVAKKLLSQYVAKTMRVGVEMKTRLGYVVKGWRIGTIDVDVVCGGVTMKEIHVGSTMPKCKINAYKW, encoded by the coding sequence ATGGCCCAGCCATCACCAGTAAAACCGGTGCTGAAGAAGCCACCGGGATACAGAGACCCAAACCAGCCGCCTAGACCGATTCCCGGCCAGAATCCCCGAAAACCGGTCCCTCTCCCACCCTCATTTCAGCCGCAACCGAAGCCCCGGCGTAGCAGCTGCTTCCGTGTCTTTCTTTGGGTGTCTTGCATTTTAATCCTTGTGATCATTGTCGTCGTTGCGCTGGCTGCCGGAATATTCTTCCTCGTATTCGATCCGAGACTGCCTCTGGTATATTTGCGGTCGTTTCAGATACCTCTCTTCAACACCACTGTGAAACCCGGAGGGACTTTCCTCGACGCGTGGACAGCTCCCGGGATGGACGTGAAGAACCGTAACAGTAAGTTAGACATATTCTACTCAAGGGTGCATGCCTACGTAAGTGTCGGGGACCCGAACGACGTCGGGTTGGTGTTGGGGATGAAAGAGCTGGGAGGGTTTACGCAGAAGTCAGGGAACACGACCAGTCTTAAGTTTGATTACGTGGTAAAGAACCGGCAGCTGAACGACGCGGTGGCCAAGAAGCTGTTGAGTCAGTATGTGGCGAAAACGATGAGAGTTGGGGTGGAGATGAAGACGAGGTTGGGTTATGTGGTGAAGGGGTGGAGGATAGGGACGATCGATGTTGATGTGGTGTGTGGGGGTGTCACGATGAAGGAGATTCATGTCGGTAGTACCATGCCCAAGTGTAAAATCAACGCCTACAAATGGTAA